In Streptomyces sp. NBC_00569, a single genomic region encodes these proteins:
- a CDS encoding SCO6880 family protein — MHSGSPHPDGPVTVKFPHRSRRGVLLGLSAPQLIVVAVTGLLLLAVLLSAGVTGALKLIPLWALVLAAVFMRHRGRSLADWAPIVFRYALRRFRGQLIWLTWPSTRPQREGLLHLPGTAASLRVATSPDGRFGAVHDPHEGTLTAVVKVSSRAFALLDPATQTSNVSGWGRTLAALARTGHIARVQVLERTVPDSGDALNRYWNQHGDAQSTLAGPIYRDLLSAAGPAAAPHEAYVALALDLKAARRLINQAGGGLTGGFAVLAQLTSTFDQAARNSGLMPSNWLHATEIAAVIRTAYDPKASAALDQWSASGRPQADPAAAGPVVLVEKADRIHTDSAHHATFWIENWPRIETSPGFLHQLLFTSGVRRTLSLTYEPKGLDSALKDVQRKKATVIADAAERARKGQVDSEEDSVEYADIKQRERQLIAGHADVALTGLLTVSADSDEQLNAACAAIETAAVAALIDLRPLTWQQAEAFTNAALPLARP, encoded by the coding sequence ATGCACTCTGGCTCTCCCCACCCCGACGGTCCGGTCACCGTGAAGTTCCCACACCGCTCACGCCGCGGCGTGCTGCTCGGACTCTCGGCCCCGCAACTGATCGTCGTCGCGGTCACCGGCCTGCTGCTGCTCGCGGTGCTGCTCTCAGCCGGCGTGACCGGGGCACTCAAGCTCATACCGCTGTGGGCCCTGGTACTCGCGGCAGTCTTCATGCGCCACCGTGGACGCTCGCTCGCCGACTGGGCGCCGATCGTATTCCGTTACGCGCTGCGTCGCTTCCGGGGCCAGTTGATCTGGCTCACCTGGCCCTCGACCCGGCCGCAGCGCGAGGGCCTGCTCCACCTTCCCGGAACCGCTGCATCGCTGCGTGTGGCCACCTCTCCCGACGGCCGCTTCGGCGCAGTGCACGACCCGCACGAGGGCACCCTCACCGCCGTGGTCAAGGTCTCCTCCCGCGCCTTCGCCCTGCTAGACCCAGCCACCCAGACCAGCAACGTCTCCGGCTGGGGCCGCACGCTCGCCGCCCTCGCACGCACCGGACACATCGCCCGCGTCCAGGTCCTGGAGCGCACCGTCCCCGACTCTGGTGACGCACTGAACCGTTACTGGAATCAGCATGGCGATGCGCAATCGACACTGGCTGGGCCCATCTACCGGGACTTGCTGAGCGCCGCTGGTCCGGCCGCCGCCCCGCACGAGGCATACGTCGCCCTCGCCCTCGACCTCAAGGCGGCCCGCCGCCTGATCAACCAGGCCGGCGGCGGACTCACTGGCGGCTTCGCCGTCCTGGCCCAGCTCACCTCCACCTTCGACCAGGCCGCCCGCAACTCCGGCCTCATGCCGAGCAATTGGCTACACGCGACCGAGATCGCAGCCGTGATCCGCACTGCGTACGACCCCAAGGCGTCGGCCGCCCTCGACCAGTGGTCCGCCTCGGGGCGCCCGCAAGCGGACCCGGCTGCCGCTGGACCCGTCGTCCTGGTCGAGAAAGCCGACCGGATCCACACCGACTCGGCCCACCACGCCACGTTCTGGATCGAGAACTGGCCGCGCATCGAGACCTCACCGGGCTTCCTGCACCAGCTCCTGTTCACCTCCGGCGTCCGCCGCACCCTGTCGCTGACGTACGAGCCCAAGGGACTGGACTCCGCGCTCAAGGACGTGCAGCGCAAGAAGGCCACCGTGATCGCGGACGCCGCCGAGCGAGCCCGCAAGGGGCAGGTCGATTCCGAGGAGGACTCGGTCGAGTACGCCGATATCAAGCAGCGCGAACGCCAGCTCATCGCCGGGCACGCTGATGTCGCCCTCACAGGCCTGCTCACCGTCAGCGCCGACAGCGACGAACAGCTCAACGCCGCCTGCGCCGCGATCGAGACTGCCGCCGTCGCCGCGCTCATCGATCTGCGCCCGCTGACCTGGCAGCAGGCCGAAGCGTTCACCAACGCCGCCCTGCCACTCGCCCGCCCGTAG
- a CDS encoding tyrosine-type recombinase/integrase, with translation MATKTLARGMGSFFKECDCKAPTRCLHPYKIRYRDAFGKQREESGYATQDKATTRLTEMYQAKKGAAKAGPSDGERIAVQTLEDFASNWIRHRARGLTDNSVESYERALTVHIFPRLGSRKIGTFTADTVDDFVADMALDGIGSAAQMTAYKVLRLAINSARLRGALGLDPFMDATPPDYRRKDILIPSLEELNLIRQHAHDEDLRLVVEMMSSCGLRNGEAHATNINGLVADDVYRISNQIHGRQRIPAPLKHRSWGEFRETPLPAKTRAFLLQYAETHAADDHGYLLTNGGRGGAGVGGSPYYCGNAFRSKWRKVLRSAGIKVPYTMYGLRHFFASNCLSMGIPITDVAEWMGHKSIEVTYRSYRHLMPSSIGRAARLLNTGI, from the coding sequence GTGGCCACCAAGACCCTCGCACGCGGGATGGGCAGCTTCTTCAAGGAGTGCGATTGCAAGGCACCGACCCGGTGCCTGCACCCCTACAAGATCCGCTACAGGGACGCGTTCGGCAAGCAACGTGAGGAGTCGGGCTACGCCACACAGGACAAGGCGACGACCCGGCTCACGGAGATGTACCAGGCGAAGAAGGGAGCAGCGAAGGCAGGCCCCTCCGACGGAGAGAGGATCGCCGTCCAGACTCTTGAGGACTTCGCGTCCAACTGGATTCGGCACCGAGCACGCGGGCTCACGGACAATAGCGTCGAAAGCTACGAGCGGGCTCTGACGGTGCACATATTCCCCCGCCTGGGGTCACGCAAGATCGGCACCTTCACAGCCGACACCGTGGACGACTTCGTCGCCGACATGGCCCTCGACGGCATCGGCAGCGCGGCGCAGATGACCGCGTACAAAGTTCTGCGTCTGGCGATCAACTCGGCGCGGCTTCGCGGTGCCCTGGGCCTAGACCCGTTCATGGACGCCACTCCCCCGGACTACCGGCGCAAGGACATCCTCATCCCGTCCCTGGAGGAGCTCAACCTCATCAGGCAGCACGCACACGACGAAGACTTGCGCCTCGTAGTGGAAATGATGTCGTCATGTGGCCTACGAAACGGTGAGGCACACGCCACCAACATCAACGGGCTCGTCGCCGACGATGTCTACCGCATCAGTAATCAGATTCATGGGCGCCAGCGAATACCAGCACCGCTCAAGCACCGCAGCTGGGGAGAATTCCGCGAGACGCCACTGCCCGCAAAGACGCGAGCATTCTTGCTGCAATACGCGGAGACTCACGCCGCCGATGATCACGGGTACCTACTGACCAATGGCGGACGGGGAGGAGCCGGCGTCGGCGGCAGCCCGTACTACTGCGGAAATGCGTTTCGCAGTAAGTGGCGGAAGGTTCTGCGCTCAGCGGGTATCAAGGTGCCCTACACGATGTACGGCCTTCGCCACTTCTTCGCTTCCAATTGCCTCAGCATGGGCATCCCGATCACGGATGTCGCCGAATGGATGGGCCACAAGTCCATCGAGGTGACCTACCGCAGCTACCGGCACCTGATGCCGTCCTCTATCGGGAGGGCCGCGAGGCTGCTCAACACAGGTATCTGA
- a CDS encoding ATP-binding protein — MSSRTRTSASPLFVPRKSDRHTARAARNQFAAARDQARNAARPEASTPQAAADPDLCATYMPAGRPGPASARGGRLKLSAHRMTTATASGAYPFLAEGGLGAQGIYVGRDVHAEAAFTYDPFVLYGRLDGFTNPNILLAGVIGMGKSALAKSLAVRAVAFGYRIYVPCDPKGEWTIVAKELGGQTIALGPGLQGRLNPLDAPSKPSGVSETDWASEVRKRRLLLLGSLAKTVLQRDLHPMEHTALDVALDQAVTHADATGTTPLLGEVAYVLGSPERLDGALGELSGRLGQAAEDLAHALRRLVHGDLSGMFDAPSTVDFDPAAPMLSIDLSRLGGAGDDTALVLAMTCASAWMESALADPTAGRRWVIYDEAWRVMRHVALLERMQSQWKLSRGLGIANMMVIHRLSDLLTAGDAGSRGRALAEGLLTDCSTRIIYRQEADQLGSAASLLGLTGVETQAVSALTKGRGLWKAAGRSFITQHLLHPRERELFDTDARMHAKSAEFTKTEAPLLPLRLREVQ, encoded by the coding sequence ATGTCCTCCCGTACTCGCACCTCCGCCAGCCCACTGTTCGTTCCCCGCAAGAGCGACCGCCATACAGCCCGCGCCGCCCGTAACCAGTTCGCCGCCGCCCGCGACCAGGCCCGCAATGCCGCCCGGCCCGAGGCCAGCACACCTCAGGCCGCGGCCGACCCCGACCTGTGTGCCACCTATATGCCCGCAGGGCGCCCCGGTCCCGCCTCCGCCCGAGGTGGCCGACTCAAGCTCTCCGCCCATCGAATGACCACCGCGACCGCCTCGGGCGCCTACCCCTTCCTCGCCGAGGGCGGCCTCGGCGCACAGGGCATCTACGTCGGACGCGACGTGCACGCCGAAGCGGCGTTCACCTACGACCCGTTCGTCCTGTACGGACGGCTCGACGGCTTCACCAACCCCAACATCCTGCTCGCCGGGGTCATCGGCATGGGCAAGTCCGCGCTGGCCAAGTCTCTTGCCGTGCGAGCCGTGGCCTTCGGCTACCGCATCTACGTACCCTGCGATCCCAAGGGCGAATGGACCATCGTCGCCAAGGAATTGGGCGGGCAGACCATCGCACTTGGACCCGGGCTCCAGGGCCGGCTGAATCCGTTGGACGCGCCCTCCAAGCCGTCCGGCGTCAGCGAGACGGACTGGGCCAGCGAGGTCCGCAAACGACGCCTTCTCCTACTCGGCTCCCTCGCGAAAACCGTCCTGCAGCGCGACCTACACCCAATGGAGCACACCGCACTCGACGTCGCGCTCGACCAAGCAGTCACGCACGCCGACGCCACGGGCACCACACCACTGCTCGGCGAAGTGGCGTACGTACTCGGCTCTCCCGAGCGCCTCGACGGTGCGCTCGGGGAGCTGTCGGGGCGCCTTGGGCAGGCCGCCGAGGACCTGGCCCACGCCTTGCGGCGCTTGGTTCACGGTGACTTGTCCGGGATGTTCGACGCGCCGTCGACCGTGGACTTCGACCCGGCCGCTCCGATGCTCTCCATCGACTTGTCCCGCCTCGGCGGCGCAGGCGATGACACCGCGCTCGTCCTGGCGATGACTTGCGCCTCGGCCTGGATGGAGTCCGCGCTCGCGGATCCCACAGCAGGGCGACGCTGGGTGATCTACGACGAAGCATGGCGGGTAATGCGGCACGTAGCCCTGCTGGAGCGCATGCAGTCCCAGTGGAAACTCAGCCGCGGACTCGGCATCGCCAACATGATGGTCATCCACCGCCTGTCCGACCTGCTCACCGCGGGCGATGCTGGCTCCCGGGGCCGAGCACTGGCCGAAGGCCTGCTCACCGACTGTTCCACACGGATCATCTACCGCCAGGAAGCCGACCAGCTGGGTTCCGCTGCCTCACTGCTGGGCCTGACCGGGGTCGAGACACAGGCGGTCTCCGCACTGACCAAGGGACGCGGCCTGTGGAAGGCCGCGGGCCGATCCTTCATCACCCAACACCTACTCCACCCACGGGAACGCGAACTGTTCGACACCGACGCCCGGATGCACGCCAAAAGCGCCGAGTTCACGAAAACTGAAGCGCCTTTGCTGCCCCTCAGGCTCCGGGAGGTGCAGTGA
- a CDS encoding DUF6238 family protein codes for MPTEPLPELAEDFIPFATAALDFHQAINMPVAPVAASRTELDTLHAHVIALYELLDTHAVRTAQVADAEGDHLKACRIRLWQAAEHLHAAFHSAPHPGTDRLATHDACRTRLPEGAPELSVCQRHLAASARVRRDHTPADLRDPFTGLTRH; via the coding sequence ATGCCGACCGAGCCCCTGCCCGAACTGGCGGAGGACTTCATCCCGTTCGCCACCGCCGCGCTCGACTTCCACCAGGCCATCAACATGCCCGTCGCCCCGGTCGCCGCAAGCCGCACCGAACTGGACACCTTGCACGCCCACGTGATTGCCCTGTACGAGCTGCTCGACACGCACGCCGTACGCACCGCCCAGGTCGCCGATGCCGAGGGCGATCACCTCAAGGCCTGCCGGATCCGGCTGTGGCAAGCAGCCGAACACCTCCACGCAGCCTTCCACTCGGCGCCGCATCCGGGCACTGACCGCCTTGCCACCCATGACGCTTGCCGGACCCGGCTGCCCGAGGGTGCGCCCGAACTCAGCGTGTGCCAGCGCCATCTGGCGGCCTCGGCCCGAGTTCGACGCGACCACACGCCGGCCGACCTGCGGGACCCCTTCACCGGCCTCACCCGTCACTGA
- a CDS encoding NmrA family NAD(P)-binding protein, whose translation MERNLLVIGSTGKTGGQTTELLLQRGHRVRALVRGHDGRAERLAALGADVVEGDVLDLDSLAQVTKGIDALYFTYPIRPGLMDATANVAQAAEENGVQAIVNMSQVSARRNTASNAARQHWVAERVLDRSPVPVTHIRPTFFAQWLIDTWADGTGELRLPFADGRHAPIAESDQAKVIAAVLEDPAPHAGQIYRLYGAEELNHYEIAEKMSRALDREVTYVPIELDEFAAILRGRGAPDHLIQHLLAVAVDYRNGVFAGTNDLVKTIGGSDPLDVEGFIAQNRAAFDLPTA comes from the coding sequence ATGGAACGCAACCTCCTCGTGATCGGGTCCACCGGCAAGACCGGCGGCCAGACCACCGAACTCCTGCTCCAGCGCGGGCACCGCGTCCGCGCACTCGTCCGCGGTCACGACGGGCGCGCCGAGCGGCTCGCCGCCCTCGGGGCGGACGTCGTGGAAGGCGACGTCCTCGACCTGGACTCCCTGGCCCAGGTGACCAAGGGGATCGACGCCCTGTACTTCACCTATCCGATCCGCCCCGGCCTGATGGACGCCACCGCGAACGTGGCCCAGGCGGCGGAGGAGAACGGGGTCCAGGCGATCGTGAACATGTCGCAGGTCTCCGCCCGCCGCAACACCGCCAGCAACGCGGCACGCCAGCACTGGGTCGCCGAACGCGTCCTGGACCGCTCCCCGGTCCCCGTCACCCACATCCGCCCGACCTTCTTCGCCCAGTGGCTGATCGACACCTGGGCCGACGGAACCGGCGAACTGCGCCTGCCGTTCGCCGACGGACGCCACGCCCCCATCGCGGAAAGCGACCAGGCGAAGGTGATCGCCGCCGTCCTGGAAGACCCCGCCCCGCACGCCGGCCAGATCTACCGGCTGTACGGAGCCGAGGAGCTCAACCACTACGAGATCGCCGAGAAGATGTCGCGGGCGCTGGACCGTGAAGTCACCTACGTGCCCATCGAACTCGACGAATTCGCCGCCATCCTGCGCGGGCGCGGCGCACCGGACCACCTGATCCAGCACCTGCTCGCCGTGGCCGTCGACTACCGCAACGGCGTCTTCGCCGGCACCAACGACCTGGTGAAGACGATCGGCGGCAGCGACCCCCTCGACGTCGAGGGCTTCATCGCCCAGAACCGTGCGGCCTTCGATCTGCCCACTGCCTGA
- a CDS encoding SAM-dependent methyltransferase, translated as MTAPQPSAVARHYRQGDLRRKIDEALDRLYPGHTALTTDDLHGVDEFHTGGHAATRELAEHLELRAGLRVLDVGSGLGGPARHLAQHAGADVTGVDLTEEYVDVARWLTDRVGLTGRARFQQGDVTALPFPRASFDRAWMLHVGMNIEDKARLFTEISRVLTDEGLFIVYDVMLLGNPALVRYPLPWASEPEHSFLAHPQEYRSRLRKAGFDIVAEHDHRLQAVQSLRDAGGAHHRTRTPHNPAGGDTPPAPISVAMGSDASTKVAKVLQNIEEGLLAPTEMICRRR; from the coding sequence GTGACCGCACCACAGCCGTCCGCTGTAGCACGCCATTACCGGCAAGGCGATCTGCGCCGGAAGATCGACGAAGCGCTCGACCGCCTCTACCCGGGGCATACCGCCCTCACCACCGACGACCTTCATGGCGTGGACGAGTTCCACACCGGCGGCCATGCGGCGACGCGAGAGCTGGCTGAACACCTGGAGCTGAGAGCGGGCCTGCGCGTCCTTGACGTGGGAAGCGGCCTGGGTGGCCCGGCCCGCCATCTGGCCCAGCACGCAGGCGCGGACGTCACCGGCGTGGACCTCACCGAGGAGTACGTCGACGTCGCCCGCTGGCTCACCGACCGTGTGGGCCTCACGGGCCGGGCCCGGTTCCAGCAGGGTGACGTGACCGCACTGCCCTTTCCCCGGGCGAGCTTCGACCGGGCCTGGATGCTGCACGTGGGCATGAACATCGAGGACAAAGCCCGCCTGTTCACTGAGATCAGCCGCGTCCTGACCGACGAGGGCCTCTTCATCGTGTACGACGTCATGCTCCTCGGCAATCCCGCCCTCGTCCGTTACCCACTGCCGTGGGCCTCGGAGCCCGAACACAGCTTCCTGGCCCACCCCCAGGAATACCGGTCGCGGCTGCGCAAGGCCGGCTTCGACATCGTCGCCGAGCACGATCACCGCTTGCAAGCAGTCCAGTCGCTTCGTGACGCGGGCGGTGCGCACCACCGAACCAGAACGCCGCATAACCCTGCAGGCGGGGACACTCCTCCGGCCCCGATCAGCGTGGCGATGGGCAGTGACGCATCGACCAAGGTCGCAAAGGTACTCCAGAACATCGAGGAAGGTCTCCTTGCTCCGACCGAGATGATCTGCCGTCGCCGCTGA
- a CDS encoding DUF6112 family protein, whose translation MQHAQILAYNPGVTPSEGGLPGLDVLKKVIGSINLFGIIAVVGALAISAIVWAWGHHSGGHQAEANGKKGTVVAAGCALLLGAANGIVAFFSAMGAQVR comes from the coding sequence ATGCAGCATGCCCAAATCCTGGCGTACAACCCCGGCGTCACCCCGAGTGAGGGGGGCCTGCCCGGACTCGATGTCTTGAAGAAGGTCATTGGCAGCATCAACCTCTTCGGCATCATCGCCGTGGTGGGCGCGCTCGCAATCTCGGCGATCGTCTGGGCCTGGGGCCACCACAGCGGCGGCCACCAGGCGGAGGCCAACGGCAAGAAGGGCACTGTCGTCGCGGCCGGCTGCGCGCTGCTGCTCGGCGCGGCCAACGGCATCGTGGCGTTCTTCTCGGCGATGGGGGCGCAGGTCCGCTGA
- a CDS encoding FUSC family protein translates to MLKRVFVAADPGRMRLRFASRAVLGIGLAVTLCGVVGHSLVPAIAGGLTALLALFTVTDATVREQAVTTALLPVVGLPVLALAAVVHDVPVARDALFLTVVGVGVYARRWGPRGHSLGVFAFMALFAAQFLHAVPAQLPELYGAMLLSLFASSAVRFGAWCYERRMPGPAVVPAPTGGNRLGRMTTRQAVQATVGAGFALAAGQVLSDERWYWAVGATWWVFVNTTSRGETVVRGFRRFLGTALGVVLGFAVAVPLHHEPMIAAVVIALSVFGIFYTAAVSYTWMMFAVTVMASMLYGLLGVLDTGLLALRVSETAVGALGAVLAVLFVLPVTTHSVTDAWVERALHCVHACTAETAARLAGSADADPVPLVAELDAILGRVRLSLTPLVHPFSPMRARKKRARQVLALLDDCAREVRGLASVAADPEASHDARLAAACWRVEAAVEALTDAPTVRRRVRVDDAAAPEPTGAEPVLAHLQALEHALLELAVPLRRTRQVSSSA, encoded by the coding sequence TTGCTGAAGAGGGTGTTCGTGGCGGCGGATCCGGGTCGGATGCGGCTGCGTTTCGCGAGCCGGGCCGTGCTGGGGATCGGGCTCGCGGTGACGCTGTGCGGAGTGGTCGGGCACTCGCTGGTGCCGGCCATCGCGGGGGGACTGACTGCGCTGCTCGCTCTGTTCACGGTGACGGATGCGACGGTACGTGAGCAGGCGGTGACGACGGCGCTGCTGCCGGTCGTGGGGTTGCCCGTACTTGCGCTCGCGGCCGTGGTGCATGACGTGCCTGTCGCGCGGGACGCATTGTTCCTCACTGTCGTAGGGGTGGGGGTGTACGCGCGGCGCTGGGGGCCGCGCGGGCACTCGCTCGGCGTGTTCGCCTTTATGGCCCTTTTCGCAGCCCAGTTTCTGCACGCTGTGCCTGCGCAGCTGCCCGAGCTGTACGGGGCCATGCTTCTGTCGTTGTTTGCGTCGTCCGCAGTGCGGTTCGGGGCGTGGTGCTACGAGCGTCGGATGCCGGGGCCGGCTGTGGTGCCCGCGCCGACAGGGGGTAACCGGCTCGGTCGGATGACGACGCGGCAGGCCGTGCAGGCCACTGTGGGAGCCGGGTTCGCGCTCGCTGCCGGGCAGGTGCTCTCCGACGAGCGCTGGTATTGGGCAGTCGGCGCCACGTGGTGGGTGTTCGTCAATACGACCTCGCGCGGCGAGACAGTGGTGCGGGGATTCAGACGGTTCCTGGGAACAGCGCTGGGTGTGGTGCTGGGCTTCGCAGTTGCTGTGCCGCTGCACCATGAGCCGATGATTGCCGCCGTAGTCATCGCGCTCAGCGTCTTCGGGATCTTCTACACCGCCGCCGTCTCCTATACGTGGATGATGTTCGCGGTGACCGTGATGGCGAGCATGCTGTACGGGCTGCTCGGGGTGCTCGACACGGGGCTACTTGCACTACGGGTAAGCGAGACGGCGGTCGGCGCGCTCGGAGCTGTGCTGGCAGTGCTGTTCGTGCTTCCGGTGACCACGCACTCGGTGACCGACGCATGGGTCGAGCGTGCGCTGCACTGTGTGCACGCCTGCACGGCTGAGACCGCGGCACGGCTCGCCGGAAGCGCGGACGCCGATCCAGTCCCGCTCGTGGCGGAGTTGGACGCGATCCTGGGGCGGGTGCGGCTGTCGCTCACGCCGCTCGTGCATCCCTTCAGCCCGATGCGGGCGCGCAAGAAGCGCGCTCGGCAGGTGCTCGCGCTGCTCGACGACTGCGCGCGTGAGGTGCGCGGGCTCGCGTCGGTAGCAGCCGACCCGGAGGCCTCTCACGACGCGCGGCTTGCTGCTGCCTGCTGGCGGGTAGAGGCCGCAGTCGAGGCGCTTACCGACGCGCCGACCGTCCGTCGGCGCGTCCGCGTCGACGATGCGGCGGCTCCCGAACCTACAGGCGCCGAGCCCGTGCTCGCCCACCTCCAGGCCCTGGAGCACGCTTTGCTTGAACTCGCTGTCCCCCTGCGCAGGACCCGTCAGGTTTCGTCGAGCGCCTGA
- a CDS encoding SCO6881 family protein, translating into MGACDLPLMNTVCATVDGVVGATGEAVTDGIGAWIAKSMGEMAQAAADLASKAVDQTTGIDLNAEWFRSNYELILPIGLILTVGTFCLQLTRAAWRRDERALGQAVYGTVAGVLFAFAAIACTTVAITVVDALSAGLFKAANSSVDDAVRRVIKVNELGPMYGLGWAIPSLMALGCAVGAFLYWAVMLARKVGILVLVTLAVFAGAGGGWEVAKRWRRGWIEATSTLIVSKLLMTIVFLLGVSAMGKSDANDGLSALSDALAGIVVMVLVMLCPYVTYKFVHWAADGGGHDDVHRSGVAGMAVAAGAAKTAGQLAMQSGMGMRPPQGPAKVPGQGSDGVASGIDPTGGSGGDEKPDRAHFRFGEAPNASGDKGRALIRRPPTDGDRGVPLIQRPGQGSASDSAPVASAPTPQDASVAPPRVTHQDPPAPRRIGPAPQGGATPQRWIYPAPPGDSGS; encoded by the coding sequence ATGGGGGCTTGCGACCTTCCTCTGATGAACACGGTGTGCGCCACCGTGGACGGTGTCGTCGGCGCAACCGGCGAGGCAGTCACAGACGGAATCGGTGCCTGGATCGCCAAGTCGATGGGTGAAATGGCACAGGCAGCAGCTGATCTGGCGTCGAAGGCCGTCGATCAGACGACGGGTATCGATCTGAACGCCGAGTGGTTCCGCAGCAACTACGAACTGATCCTGCCCATCGGCCTGATCCTGACCGTGGGGACGTTCTGTCTGCAACTCACCCGTGCCGCCTGGCGACGGGACGAGCGAGCCCTCGGCCAGGCGGTTTACGGCACCGTGGCCGGAGTCCTGTTCGCCTTCGCTGCCATAGCCTGCACCACCGTCGCAATCACCGTGGTCGACGCGCTCAGCGCGGGACTGTTCAAGGCTGCCAACAGTTCGGTGGACGATGCGGTGCGCCGCGTCATCAAGGTCAACGAACTGGGGCCGATGTACGGCCTGGGCTGGGCCATCCCCTCTCTGATGGCACTCGGCTGCGCTGTGGGCGCCTTCCTTTACTGGGCAGTCATGTTGGCCCGCAAGGTCGGCATCCTGGTGCTCGTTACGCTTGCCGTGTTTGCCGGGGCCGGTGGCGGCTGGGAGGTCGCCAAGCGGTGGCGGCGTGGCTGGATCGAGGCCACCAGTACCCTGATCGTCTCCAAGCTCCTGATGACGATCGTGTTCCTTCTGGGCGTCTCGGCCATGGGCAAGTCCGACGCAAACGACGGGCTCAGCGCCCTGTCCGATGCGCTCGCGGGCATCGTCGTGATGGTCCTCGTCATGCTTTGCCCGTATGTGACGTACAAGTTCGTGCACTGGGCGGCCGACGGCGGTGGTCATGACGACGTGCACCGCTCCGGTGTCGCGGGCATGGCGGTGGCCGCTGGCGCGGCCAAGACGGCAGGGCAGCTGGCCATGCAGTCCGGTATGGGGATGCGTCCTCCGCAGGGTCCGGCGAAGGTTCCGGGCCAGGGGTCGGATGGTGTTGCCTCCGGGATCGATCCGACCGGCGGCTCCGGCGGAGATGAGAAGCCGGACCGGGCCCACTTCCGCTTCGGCGAGGCCCCGAACGCCTCGGGCGACAAGGGTCGGGCGCTGATCCGCCGGCCTCCCACGGACGGCGACCGGGGAGTACCTCTCATTCAGCGCCCCGGCCAGGGTTCCGCGAGCGACTCCGCTCCAGTGGCCTCGGCGCCAACGCCACAGGATGCCTCCGTCGCACCGCCGCGCGTTACACACCAGGATCCGCCGGCACCGCGACGCATCGGGCCTGCGCCGCAGGGCGGTGCCACCCCGCAACGGTGGATCTATCCCGCGCCGCCAGGTGATTCGGGCTCATAG
- a CDS encoding oxidoreductase — protein MSVWFITGSSRGFGLEITRAALAAGHQVIATARKAETIREQLPDTGDALLTAPLDVTDPQSIQAAVDAAVERFGRIDVLVNNAGTGLLAAVEESDDAAVRAVYETNVFGPLAVQRAVLPVLRRQRSGHVINISSIVGFATAPGWGIYASTKFAVEGFTETLHTELAPLGIHVTLVEPGFFRTDFLDPTSLHTGPDTIDDYAPTVGAMRAAAASLNHAQPGDPVKAAGAIVEMAAASEPPLRLPLGADTLQAFDAKLDTFRKEMDAWRHVAHSTDHD, from the coding sequence ATGAGCGTTTGGTTCATCACTGGATCGTCCCGGGGCTTCGGCCTGGAAATCACCCGTGCCGCCCTCGCCGCCGGCCACCAGGTGATCGCCACCGCGCGGAAGGCCGAAACCATCCGCGAGCAGCTTCCCGACACCGGCGACGCGCTGCTCACCGCGCCGCTGGACGTGACCGACCCGCAGAGCATCCAGGCGGCCGTAGACGCAGCGGTCGAGCGGTTCGGCCGGATCGACGTCCTGGTCAACAACGCCGGCACCGGACTGCTCGCCGCCGTCGAGGAATCCGACGACGCCGCGGTCCGCGCGGTGTACGAGACCAACGTGTTCGGACCGCTCGCCGTTCAGCGCGCCGTACTGCCGGTGCTGCGGCGCCAGCGCTCCGGCCACGTGATCAACATCAGCTCCATCGTGGGCTTCGCCACCGCGCCGGGCTGGGGCATCTACGCCTCCACGAAGTTCGCCGTCGAAGGCTTCACCGAGACCCTCCACACCGAACTCGCCCCCCTGGGCATCCACGTCACGCTCGTGGAACCGGGCTTCTTCCGCACCGATTTCCTCGACCCCACCAGCCTGCACACCGGCCCCGACACCATCGACGACTACGCGCCCACCGTCGGCGCGATGCGTGCAGCCGCCGCGAGCCTGAATCACGCCCAGCCCGGCGACCCGGTCAAGGCCGCGGGCGCCATCGTCGAGATGGCCGCCGCCTCCGAGCCGCCCCTGCGCCTGCCACTCGGAGCCGACACCCTGCAAGCCTTCGACGCCAAGCTGGACACCTTCCGCAAGGAGATGGACGCCTGGCGGCACGTCGCCCACTCCACCGATCACGATTAG